A window from Fusarium musae strain F31 chromosome 8, whole genome shotgun sequence encodes these proteins:
- a CDS encoding hypothetical protein (EggNog:ENOG41), with protein MEKLDQDILEATKNIPTKPEGETAEMESHEKLANLLITRYQQTGNSDDLQKSLRHKMLIFRWLQFPIQISLWYTVIIDEALSCDVSSRYKETNNLEDLRAAITICWQVFFEEPSNAEHEAIRVRLPFVLRTLTLQLYEKSGKLGDIELAASYSRRVLPFIPDDVEDRANPLDEFARTLFKKYQVEEDTDILRLGIQLSRDAVSWTLEGHIEKPARVANLGAWLLRRYEKNRDTNDLLKAVEKTELAISLLDKDNFNQLRFLTNLAIMLSRLLDLTWDENDSDQLEIMASREDISRGLQVNSIAHPLLGIEAARDAIRIFKFHGKLKEAKLLTQKALQLLPMACHPSITRQDQQYAIQQMSRLAAEACSLSLLVGKTEEALLSNEFSCEIILYHLIKYRKKLSLLEQQSKRSAERFDKFRSTAAQPVDTTDQVTIQDRVVPEIQDFAHDHAFELALIRNLPNFGGFLTLPNLDDLVAGATNGSIVIVNITPLSSDAIIIQKSGQRIRSLNLPNATSVGNSFLDKYFKAFSRIRKSPGIEDIGSDRDLYDERFLSWLWRACVDPILKEIAGSPSSSPTHRVWWIGTGIASVFPFHAAGNSEGNTLDSVISSYIPSITSLIDAKTTMTSGGNNGERASSVTIVTAPRDSDGCQTPNAPELLQTIEETIGETSKVVILSEPSFEETLESLHRSHAIHFACHGYSDPLNPSQSYVQLRRRLSPGSDDERLTVELISDNTTSDKAQIAFLSLYPVTETKTERSTDGGLGIINAFQLAGFRHVVGSLSNADGASHFHVTKSFHQSLKENRLSENTDWVVAKALHDALRQARDHDKDPRWWAPYIHSGA; from the coding sequence ATGGAAAAGCTCGACCAAGACATCTTGGAAGCCACCAAGAACATACCGACGAAGCCAGAGGGAGAGACCGCTGAAATGGAGTCTCATGAGAAGCTAGCAAACTTACTGATCACACGGTATCAGCAAACTGGAAACTCGGATGACCTTCAGAAATCCTTACGCCATAAGATGCTAATATTTCGCTGGTTGCAATTTCCCATTCAAATATCTCTCTGGTACACGGTCATTATAGACGAAGCCTTGAGTTGTGATGTTTCTTCTCGTTACAAGGAGACCAACAACCTAGAAGACCTTAGAGCAGCCATCACTATCTGCTGGCAAGTCTTCTTTGAGGAGCCGAGCAATGCCGAGCACGAAGCAATACGGGTGAGGCTACCATTTGTACTGCGTACCTTGACACTACAGTTATATGAGAAGTCAGGGAAATTGGGTGACATAGAACTGGCGGCCTCATATTCAAGGCGAGTTTTGCCTTTTATTCcagatgatgtcgaggataGAGCCAACCCTCTCGATGAGTTTGCTAGGACCCTATTCAAGAAATACCAAGTTGAGGAGGATACAGACATCCTCCGGCTTGGAATACAATTATCAAGAGACGCCGTTTCCTGGACTCTTGAAGGTCATATCGAGAAACCTGCCAGAGTTGCTAACCTCGGGGCCTGGCTTCTACGACGCTATGAGAAAAACAGAGACACGAATGATCTTCTAAAAGCAGTCGAAAAGACAGAACTCGCGATCAGTTTGTTGGACAAAGACAATTTCAATCAACTGAGATTTCTTACCAATCTTGCGATCATGCTATCTCGACTGTTGGACCTCACCTGGGATGAGAATGATTCTGATCAGCTTGAGATTATGGCGTCTCGCGAGGATATTAGTAGAGGTTTGCAAGTCAACAGCATTGCACACCCATTGCTTGGAATTGAGGCAGCGAGAGATGCTATCCGTATCTTCAAATTTCACGGAAAGCTGAAAGAAGCGAAGTTACTTACGCAAAAGGCTTTGCAATTATTACCCATGGCCTGCCATCCATCTATCACACGCCAGGACCAGCAATACGCCATTCAACAAATGTCGAGACTCGCTGCCGAAGCTTGCTCCCTATCACTTCTTGTTGGCAAAACGGAGGAAGCGCTTCTGAGTAATGAATTCAGTTGTGAAATCATCCTATATCACCTGATCAAGTATAGAAAGAAACTGTCTCTTCTGGAGCAACAGAGTAAGCGATCGGCAGAACGCTTTGACAAATTTCGATCTACAGCCGCTCAGCCTGTAGATACTACAGACCAGGTCACTATACAGGATCGAGTTGTACCAGAAATTCAGGACTTTGCCCACGACCATGCCTTCGAACTCGCGCTGATCCGGAACCTACCAAACTTTGGAGGGTTCCTCACCTTGCCAAACCTAGACGACCTGGTTGCAGGAGCCACTAATGGGTCAATCGTGATAGTTAATATCACTCCCCTCAGCAGCGATGCCATCATTATCCAAAAGTCTGGACAACGAATCAGGTCCCTCAACTTACCAAATGCAACCTCCGTTGGGAACTCATTTCTTGACAAATATTTCAAGGCTTTCAGTCGTATAAGAAAGTCCCCGGGCATAGAAGATATAGGGAGCGACAGGGATCTGTACGATGAACGCTTTCTGAGTTGGCTATGGAGAGCTTGTGTCGACCCGATTCTCAAGGAGATCGCAGGGTCgccgtcatcatcgccaactcATCGAGTTTGGTGGATTGGGACAGGGATCGCCAGCGTATTTCCGTTTCACGCAGCAGGAAACTCCGAGGGTAACACTTTGGACAGTGTAATCTCGTCTTATATTCCATCTATCACGTCTTTAATCGACGCAAAAACTACCATGACATCTGGTGGTAACAATGGCGAAAGGGCCTCCTCAGTCACGATAGTCACGGCGCCCAGAGATTCAGATGGCTGTCAGACCCCAAATGCTCCAGAACTGCTGCAAACGATAGAGGAGACTATTGGAGAGACCTCCAAGGTGGTGATCCTCTCAGAACCGTCATTTGAAGAGACATTAGAAAGTCTGCACAGGTCCCATGCTATCCATTTTGCTTGCCACGGGTATTCTGATCCTCTCAACCCGTCCCAAAGTTACGTCCAACTTCGCAGGCGCTTATCACCAGGCTCAGACGACGAAAGACTGACAGTAGAGTTGATATCTGATAACACAACCTCGGATAAGGCACAAATCGCTTTCCTCTCATTGTACCCCGTGACagagaccaagaccgagCGATCAACTGATGGAGGGCTAGGCATCATCAATGCATTCCAATTGGCTGGATTTAGACATGTTGTGGGATCTTTGTCAAACGCTGATGGCGCTTCCCATTTCCATGTTACTAAGAGCTTTCATCAGTCTCTGAAAGAGAACAGGTTGAGTGAAAACACGGATTGGGTGGTGGCAAAGGCACTTCATGATGCTCTGAGGCAAGCCAGAGATCACGATAAAGATCCACGTTGGTGGGCTCCATACATTCACTCGGGCGCTTAA
- a CDS encoding hypothetical protein (EggNog:ENOG41~MEROPS:MER0163432) codes for MAKNEPVSPGHHAILIGIGTYPAEYKASLKGCVRDKQQIRSLLEQQPFHINIQTLTAMQTSDSSTTGPVEHPATLLTYDNVIKAFSELADVAQSGDYIYIHSSGHGARMTPETTKPFSNQHTGDLTLVLLGGENGDEVKPLGGYKLAVYLNAMVEKRLVVTLALDCCFAASVYCLDRPNIRFLRTGPGLASAYFADKSLSEQDKEATGSEYRDSL; via the exons ATGGCCAAAAATGAGCCTGTTTCGCCGGGGCATCATGCCATCCTAATTGGAATCGGCACTTATCCTGCCGAATACAAGGCATCGCTGAAGGGCTGTGTCCGCGACAAGCAGCAAATCAGATCATTGCTAGAACAGCAACCTTTTCATATCAACATCCAGACCTTGACAGCTATGCAAACCTCTGACAGCAGCACCACAGGGCCAGTTGAACATCCTGCCACGTTACTAACATATGACAACGTAATCAAGGCTTTCAGCGAGTTAGCCGACGTCGCTCAATCTGGAGATTACATCTACATCCATTCCTCTGGCCATGGCGCCCGCATGACTCCTGAAACCACCAAACCATTCTCCAACCAGCATACTGGAGATTTAACTCTAgttcttcttggtggtgagaaTGGAGACGAAGTGAAGCCCCTTGGAGGGTACAAATTAGCGGTATATCTAAATGCAATGGTGGAAAAGCGTCTGGTTGTCACTCTAGCTCTTGACTGCTGTTTTGCGGCGAGTGTCTATTGCCTGGACCGTCCTAATATTCGATTCCTCCGAACTGGCCCAGGTCTTGCATCTGCGTACTTCGCCGACAAAAGCTTGTCGGAACAAGACAAGGAAGCGACTGGCTCAGAGTATCGTGAT TCATTATAA
- a CDS encoding hypothetical protein (CAZy:CBM67~CAZy:GH78), which produces MSLQVVDVGFEHYRSPNTLGVHEHKPRISWRLINAPSDFEQQAYELRLEKVDGQKSHVVCSSQVESSESHLVPWPADGSLASRQRYTVSIRVRGKGETCFSDWSEQAWLETGLLKRSDWKGKVISAPWSEKDNDKPKPEDLFRKAFTLNSGITSARLYITAQGIYEAEINGRRVGDYFLAPGWSCYDNELTYQTYDVTDLLDSRDNCLGVRLAEGWFTGRLSFDGGIRNRYGTRTSLLAQLELQYSDGSSQLITTDDDWMVAQGPIRLAELYNGEKYDATVELPGWSSHEHVAGHWESAVALPFISEKINLTAGYREPVRRIETLKPVSKITTPTGKTILDFGQNLVGYVRIKAVQGQRGHEVTLKHAEVLENGELGVRPLRVCDATDVYTLRGDIEPEAYEPRFTYHGFRYVQIENWPSQDQDVVAALEAVVCHTDMEEQGTFACSDSKLNQLFSNVRWSMRDNFLSIPTDCPQRDERLGWTGDLALFAPTATYIYGCYPILRDWLKGVWFDQQRQGGVPPMVSPNILDRCRIWGPVWPCAIWHDVVVLAPWALYEETADDAILADQFESMETWFKVIPRNKDRCTHLWDFNADQLSDWLDPSAPPDDAAKATTDPPLVANAFLINSLDITARVCGVLGKTKDHLFYKSWADNARAEFTEEYVSPSGRLVSDTQTAYSLAICFKLLNQDQISRAGSRLAEIVRRNAFRIGTGFAGTPFVCEALTLTGHSNVAYSMLLNEKCPSWLYAISMGATTTWERWDSMLPDGSINPGEMTSFNHYAYGAIAKFMVERLAGLQRLEAGWKRSRAQPVVGGHFTWASASHLTPYGRVSSSWKLEGDEAGKQVLRVDVEVPPSTTMEVVLPGENDTHKTEVVGSGRWSFTVDYKKQGEWPVKEIKFILAKIVEDFQREEQLKAQGPNGIKT; this is translated from the exons ATGTCTTTGcaagttgttgatgttggttttGAGCATTATCGCAGCCCCAACACTTTAGGTGTCCATGAGCACAAACCACGTATTTCCTGGCGTCTAATCAACGCCCCTTCAGACTTTGAGCAGCAAGCTTACGAACTGCGCCTGGAGAAGGTCGACGGCCAGAAAAGCCATGTCGTCTGCTCTTCTCAAGTGGAATCTTCAGAATCCCATTTAGTTCCATGGCCAGCTGATGGGTCGCTCGCTTCGCGTCAGAGATACACTGTTTCCATCCGCGTTCGTGGCAAAGGAGAAACATGCTTTTCCGATTGGAGCGAGCAGGCTTGGCTGGAGACAGGCTTGCTCAAGCGAAGTGACTGGAAAGGCAAAGTCATTTCGGCTCCTTGGTCAGAGAAGGACAACGATAAGCCGAAGCCAGAAGATCTCTTTCGCAAGGCATTTACGTTGAATTCTGGCATCACATCCGCTCGCCTCTACATAACCGCCCAGGGCATTTATGAGGCAGAGATCAATGGCCGTCGCGTTGGCGATTACTTCCTCGCGCCCGGTTGGAGCTGCTACGACAACGAATTGACATATCAGACCTACGATGTTACCGACCTGCTGGACAGTAGAGACAATTGTCTGGGTGTCCGTCTTGCTGAAGGCTGGTTTACTGGCAGATTAAGTTTTGATGGTGGTATACGCAACAGATATGGCACGCGCACAAGCCTCCTTGCACAGCTTGAATTGCAGTATTCCGACGGTTCTTCGCAGCTCATTACAACTGATGATGACTGGATGGTAGCTCAAGGCCCCATTCGCCTCGCCGAACTTTACAACGGCGAAAAGTACGATGCTACTGTTGAGTTACCTGGCTGGTCTTCTCACGAGCACGTCGCTGGGCATTGGGAGAGCGCCGTTGCGTTGCCATTTATTTCTGAAAAGATCAACTTGACAGCCGGCTATCGCGAGCCTGTCAGACGAATTGAGACACTGAAACCAGTTTCTAAGATCACAACACCAACTGGCAAGACGATTCTCGATTTCGGTCAGAACCTGGTGGGGTATGTTCGAATCAAAGCTGTTCAAGGACAACGTGGTCACGAGGTCACACTGAAGCACGCCGAGGTCCTCGAAAATGGAGAATTGGGTGTTAGACCTCTCCGCGTCTGTGACGCCACTGATGTCTACACACTCAGAGGAGATATTGAGCCCGAGGCATACGAGCCTCGATTCACATATCACGGCTTCCGTTATGTTCAGATCGAAAATTGGCCTTCACAAGACCAAGATGTTGTCGCTGCTCTCGAGGCTGTTGTCTGCCATACCGATATGGAAGAACAAGGAACCTTTGCATGCTCCGATAGTAAACTGAACCAATTATTCAGTAATGTCCGCTGGAGTATGCGAGACAACTTCCTCTCCATTCCAACAGACTGCCCACAGCGCGATGAGCGACTTGGCTGGACTGGCGATCTGGCCTTGTTCGCGCCAACAGCTACTTACATCTATGGCTGTTACCCGATTCTTCGAGACTGGCTCAAAGGCGTATGGTTTGACCAGCAGCGACAGGGAGGAGTGCCTCCAATGGTATCGCCAAACATTCTCGACAGATGCAGGATCTGGGGTCCTGTTTGGCCTTGCGCTATCTGGCATGATGTGGTCGTCTTGGCTCCTTGGGCGCTGTATGAAGAAACGGCTGATGATGCTATCTTGGCTGATCAGTTCGAGTCCATGGAAACGTGGTTCAAAGTCATCCCCAGGAACAAGGATCGTTGCACCCATCTTTGGGATTTCAATGCGGATCAACTGTCT GACTGGCTTGACCCAAGCGCTCCCCCCGACGATGCTGCCAAAGCTACGACGGATCCTCCACTGGTAGCCAACGCGTTTTTGATCAACTCTCTTGACATCACGGCCCGCGTCTGCGGTGTTCTTGGCAAGACTAAAGATCATTTGTTCTATAAATCGTGGGCCGACAATGCGCGAGCAGAATTCACCGAAGAATACGTCTCCCCGAGTGGTCGCCTTGTGTCAGACACACAGACTGCCTATTCATTAGCGATTTGCTTCAAACTTCTCAATCAGGACCAGATATCACGAGCTGGGTCGCGGCTTGCAGAAATTGTTCGACGAAATGCCTTCCGCATCGGTACTGGCTTTGCTGGTACGCCTTTTGTCTGCGAAGCCCTCACTTTGACCGGTCACAGTAACGTTGCTTATTCCATGCTTCTCAATGAAAAATGCCCCTCATGGTTATATGCTATCTCGATGGGTGCTACTACGACTTGGGAACGCTGGGACAGTATGCTACCCGACGGATCAATCAACCCTGGCGAGATGACCAGCTTCAATCATTACGCTTATGGGGCGATCGCCAAGTTTATGGTTGAACGACTTGCTGGGTTGCAGCGACTTGAAGCAGGATGGAAGAGGTCGAGGGCCCAGCCTGTCGTCGGAGGCCATTTTACCTGGGCATCTGCGTCGCATCTTACGCCTTACGGCAGAGTGTCGAGTTCGTG